In one Nicotiana sylvestris chromosome 8, ASM39365v2, whole genome shotgun sequence genomic region, the following are encoded:
- the LOC104223592 gene encoding uncharacterized protein, protein MIKPEWIKFTNICESGEEIAVLILPDKIEYKVQKDEQTSEVPNADPPTLEPKQTDGEEDKESIAKKIRKLEKGIEQVNGKLEDFRKVVFVELDSLRGFINESVQTVLQMINSRNVQDDAKFAGSSTKNNDQQKDLNNQHFQFNIGEQVQASTSKRGIYKIPTKYLQFVSVYIQHIYTYP, encoded by the exons ATGATAAAGCCTGAGTGGATAAAG TTTACCAACATATGTGAATCTGGAGAAGAGATTGCAGTGCTGATTTTGCCCGACAAAATTGAGTACAAAGTTCAAAAAGATGAGCAAACATCTGAGGTTCCCAATGCCGATCCTCCTACGTTGGAACCCAAACAAACAGATGGAGAAGAGGACAAGGAGTCTATTGCTAAGAAGATCAGAAAATTAGAAAAAGGAATTGAGCag GTTAATGGAAAGCTTGAAGATTTTAGGAAGGTTGTCTTTGTAGAACTTGATAGCCTTCGAGGGTTTATAAATGAGTCTGTGCAGACTGTTTTGCAAATGATAAACAGTAGAAATGTGCAAGATGATGCAAAG TTTGCTGGCAGTTCAACAAAAAATAATGACCAACAAAAAGACTTGAACAATCAGCATTTTCAGTTCAATATTGGGGAACAAGTGCAAGCCAGCACCAGCAAAAGAGGTATCTACAAAATACCTACAAAGTATCTACAATTTGTGTCAGTGTATATACAACATATCTACACTTATCCATAA
- the LOC104223594 gene encoding uncharacterized protein, translating to MDDTFIQRKHTAVVVGSMVIPKYCDPKTVYTPKGIQTDMLSQHGVNLSYVQAFRAKEKALKFLRGRPADSYSKLPKYFYILEKTYPGSVVKLKKTADECFLYAFVALCTSISGWEYCRPVVVVDGTFLTSAYRGIMLTASTMDAACTILPLVYAVVDSENDASWKWFFEQFKQEYGERTSMCVVLDRNESILKATSIVYPGVPHYSCMWHIWTNIRAKFKKGHLQLNELYFSTTRSYALDEFNERMSKIEEIDPRVKSYLYDIVYHRWSRVHATVNRTWTMTSNIAESLNAITKDTRELPIFDLLEYMRTLLECWTNEKLLKANGTFTFLGSKFNKELENNITLSQKLRVSASIDHIHTVIDGVKRYIVCLESKKCSCDQFQLDELPCVHALAALWHRNETYENYCSPYYTKESLLHTYEIPVNPLPDESKWNVSQHISDEVVNPPTGEKRQPGRPQKERYKTYDELKSKKYKVSCGNCGGEGHNKRACKNAPKKK from the exons ATGGACGATACATTCATACAGCGCAAACATACTGCAGTTGTAGTTGGTAGCATGGTCATTCCAAAGTATTGTGATCCTAAGACAGTTTACACACCAAAGGGCATACAAACTGACATGTTGTCCCAACACGGAGTGAACCTAAGCTACGTGCAAGCATTTAGAGCAAAGGAAAAGGCTTTAAAGTTTTTGAGAGGTCGTCCGGCTGACTCCTACAGTAAATTaccaaaatatttttatattcttgagaaGACGTATCCTGGTTCAGTTGTTAAATTGAAGAAGACAGCAGATGAATGCTTCTTATatgcatttgttgctctttgtacaTCAATAAGTGGTTGGGAATATTGTAGACCAGTAGTAGTGGTTGATGGGACATTCTTAACGTCAGCCTACAGGGGGATTATGCTGACAGCAAGCACAATGGATGCAGCAT GTACAATATTGCCTTTGGTATATGCTGTGGTTGATTCGGAAAACGACGCATCGTGGAAGTGGTTTTTTGAGCAATTCAAGCAAGAATATGGTGAAAGAACTTCAATGTGTGTTGTTTTAGATAGGAATGAGAGTATCCTGAAGGCAACATCAATTGTCTATCCGGGTGTGCCACACTActcttgcatgtggcatatttggacaaatataaggGCAAAGTTTAAGAAGGGTCATCTACAATTAAATGAATTGTACTTTTCTACAACACGGTCATACGCTCTGGATGAGTTTAATGAAAGGATGTCGAAGATTGAAGAGATAGACCCCCGTGTTAAATCATATCTCTATGATATTGTCTATCATAGATGGTCAAGAGTACATGCAACGGTGAATAGAACTTGGACTATGACATCAAACATTGCAGAGTCGTTGAATGCTATAACAAAAGATACAAGAGAGCTGCCAATATTTGACCTATTAGAGTATATGAGGACACTTCTTGAATGTTGGACGAACGAGAAGTTATTGAAGGCAAATGGTACTTTCACATTCCTTGGGTCCAAATTCAACAAAGAATTGGAGAACAACATAACATTATCTCAGAAACTTAGG GTGAGTGCTTCAATAGATCATATCCATACTGTGATAGATGGTGTGAAGCGGTACATTGTGTGTCTTGAAAGCAAGAAATGTAGCTGTGACCAGTTCCAACTTGATGAACTTCCATGTGTGCATGCTTTGGCAGCTTTATGGCACAGGAATGAAACTTATGAAAATTATTGCTCTCCGTATTACACAAAGGAGAGCCTACTGCATACGTATGAAATACCAGTAAATCCCCTTCCTGATGAAAGCAAATGGAATGTGTCACAACATATATCTGATGAAGTAGTAAATCCACCTACGGGAGAGAAAAGACAGCCAGGAAGACCTCAAAAGGAAAGATACAAAACATATGATGAACTAAAGTCAAAGAAGTACAAGGTGTCATGTGGCAACTGTGGAggtgaagggcataacaaaagagCTTGCAAGAATGCacccaaaaagaaataa
- the LOC104223593 gene encoding large ribosomal subunit protein uL2my, C-terminal part, giving the protein MALFRARIASSSLLSNVIHRSFSISPFEALASKMKPSKELESMMSQFSLDISSQIGSCMPLGMMRIGTLIHNIEIRPGQGGKLVRSAGTSAKILTEPSASTKYCEVKLPSGVKKLIDVKCRATIGQVSNPEHGTKKLRKAGHARWLGRRPTVRGVAMNPVDHPHGGGEGRSKSSGSHGRVSLTPWGKPTKSGYKTGPLKRKK; this is encoded by the exons ATGGCTCTCTTCAGAGCTCGAattgcttcttcttctcttctcAGCAATGTCATCCACCGCTCTTTCTCTATCA GTCCATTTGAAGCATTGGCGTCCAAAATGAAACCGTCAAAGGAGCTGGAATCTATGATGAGCCAATTCAGTCTAGACATCAGTTCCCAAATAGGAAGTTGCATGCCATTAGGCATGATGCGAATCGGAACCCTGATTCACAACATCGAGATCCGACCCGGACAAGGCGGCAAGTTAGTTCGCTCCGCCGGCACGTCCGCCAAAATCCTGACCGAACCCAGCGCTTCTACTAAATACTGCGAAGTGAAGTTGCCGTCGGGGGTGAAGAAATTGATCGACGTTAAATGTAGGGCTACTATAGGGCAAGTATCGAACCCGGAACACGGGACGAAGAAGTTGAGGAAGGCGGGACATGCCAGGTGGCTAGGACGGAGACCGACAGTTAGGGGTGTGGCGATGAACCCGGTGGATCATCCACATGGGGGTGGTGAAGGGAGGAGTAAGAGTAGTGGAAGTCATGGCAGGGTTTCGTTGACTCCTTGGGGTAAACCTACTAAATCTGGGTATAAAACTGGGCCTCTTAAGAGAAAAAAGTAG